Below is a genomic region from Dehalococcoides mccartyi.
CGAAGCCAAACTGCTAAAAGGTGAACCACTCTTGGCACTAGACGGGGGAGCAGACGGGTTGGATATATACCGCCGCCTGATACCCGTTTTACCCGATAAACTCCGCCCCGGCGGCACTGCCCTGCTGGAAATAGGCATACACCAGTCAGAAGTACTGGCAAAATATATAAAAGAGTATCTGCCTCAGGCGGCAGTTGAGATAAGCCCTGATTATGCCGGCATACCCAGAGTAGTCGGTATAACCCTACCCTCCTGAAAACTGTACTTCTAACATATTCCTCTAAATAAAAAGAGGGGCTTTCGCCCCCCTTGAAAAACCCCAAACCCTGTGAAACTAAACTTTTTCCGCCTCCAGTTGTACCTGCCTCTCGGTAACCAGTTTTTGGGCAATATGGGCAGGAACCTGCTGGTAATGGGCAAAATCCATCTTGAAATGTCCGCGTCCCTGGGTAATGGATTTTAAGTCTATGGCATAGTGCTGGACTTCGCCTAGCGGTGCCTGGGCAATAACTACACTTTCATCACCTTCGGTATCCATACCCTGCACCTGAGCCCGCTTGGTATTCAGATCACCTATCACCGCCCCCATATAATCTTTGGGAACGATAATCCGCATGTTTTCAATAGGCTCAAGAAGTATAGGCTGAGCCTCGGAAAGCCCTTTCTTAAGCGCACCTGCGGCTGCAATCTTAAAAGCCATTTCAGAGGAGTCCACCGGGTGTGAACTGCCATCCACCAATGTTACTTTCACATCTACCAGTGGATAACCTGCCATCGGGCCTTCATGGGCAGCTTCACGGATACCCTTTTCAACTGCCGGAATAAAGTTGCGGGGTACAGAGCCGCCAACCACCGCATCTACAAACTCAATCCCGCTGCCCGGCTCTACTTTGATAACCACATGCCCGTACTGGCCATGGCCGCCGCTCTGTTTTTTATGTTTGTAATCCGCACCGGCTGTACCCAGTATGGTCTCGCGGTAAGGTACGCGGGGAGCAGCCAGATCCACCGCTACCCCAAATTTGCGGCCCATCCGCTCTGCCATTACTTCCAGCTGGGCCTCACCCAAACCGGCAGCAATAGTCTCACCGGTATCCGCGTCACGATGCACATGGAGGGTCAAATCCTCTTCGCAGAGTCTAGCCAGCGCATTGCCCAGTTTATCCACGTCAGCCTTGCTCTTGGGGAAAACCGCCACCTTGTAACTGGGTAAGGGCATTTCAAACCCGCAAAGCAAGGCGGTATGCCCCTGAACACCCAGAGTATCCCCGGTAGCGGTTACCGTCAGCTTAGCTACCGCCCCCATGTCGCCGGGGCCTATCTCATTTACCGTTTCCTGAGTTTTACCCCTAAGTGAAAACAACTGCCCAACCCTTTCGGGGGCATTTTTATTTATATTCCAAACCTGTGAATTCGAATGCAAAACACCGGTAATAACCCTAAGGTAAGTCAGTTTACCTACATACGGGTCAGCCGATGTTTTGTAAACCAGCACCGAAAGCGGTGCTTCGGCATTTACTTTTATATCCTCACCCTCGGCGGTTTGGCAAAGGCGGTCAAGCGGGCTTGGCAAATATTTGCAGATATCATCACATAAAAGGTCTATAGCAGTATTTGTCAAGGCCGAGCCGCATAGCACCGGTGCCAGTTTACCTTCCAATATCGCCTTGTTAAGGGCAGTTACCAGTTCCTCCTGATTTATCTCTTCCCCACCCAGATATTTCTCTATCAGGCTGTCATCTGTTTCGGCCACGCTCTCCAGCAGTTTATCCCGCAGGGTTTCTATTTCGGCCTTAAGCTCCTCAGGCACCGCTATTTCAGCCGCCGGAGTACCGGCATAGGCTTTCATATTTACCAGATCCACTACCCCTTTAAAATCCTTGAAAGAACCTATGGGCAGCTGAACAGCAACGCAGCGGTTGCCAAAGTGACTGTGCAAACTATCCATTACCCGCTGGAAACTGACATTCTCACGGTCCATTTTGTTGATAAAAATAAAGCGAGGCATTTTTTGTGCCTCGCAATACTTCCATGATTGTTCTGTACCCACTTCCACCCCTGAGGATGCCGCAGCCACTATTATGGCCGCTTCACAAACTCTTAAGGCTGCTAGTACCTCACCTGCAAAATCTGCGTATCCCGGAGTGTCCACAGCGTTTATTTTGAAATCTTTCCAACTTAAAGGTATGGGTGTTAGGTTGATGCTTATTTTCTTTTTTACTTCGTCTGGGTCGTAATCTGAGGCGGTTGTACCTTCGTCTACCTTTCCCATTCTGCCCAGTATCCCGGCGCTGTAGAGCATGGCCTCTGATAAAGAAGTCTTGCCTGCACCGCTGTGCGATAGTAGGGCTACATTCCGTATCTTTCCCGGATTGACACTTGTCATATAGTTCACCTACCGATAAAAATTAAGTAATTATAACACACAAATATCGGTAAACAAGGTTTTAATTAAATTTCAAAAATCAGATACCAAGTGTTTTCCCGAGCAATAACGGGGTAATAAAGGTCTCTATTGCCGCCGCCGGTATCAGCAGAGCCATACCTATACCCAGATAACGCAGGTTGTGGCGAAAATTAGCATTAAGTTGTGAACGAGCATCACGGCTGAATACCGAACGCATGGCCATCATACCGAAACTGAGAGCTGCCGCCTGGGCTATTACAAATGCACTCAACTCAAAAATACCATGGGGAAGTATGCCGGCTATTACCGCCAGCAGGGATTCTTCTCTGGCAAAGAGAACTCCCACCGCCGAAAGTATCCAGCCGTTTAAAAACAGGGAACTTACAGGATAGATGAGCAAAACAGGTGAAAGCACAAAAGCCATAAGTAAAACAAGTGCATTCTTTATAAGGATAACAAGGAAAATACCCAGGGTAGATATACTTTCCAAAGCATTGGCTGTGTCTTCCAGACCGGTCAGTTGGTCTGCAATCAAATCCACCGGAGCAAAAAGCCCGGTAATTATGCCGGCAGAAAATATAGCCGCTGCCAGAATAAGCCACTTTTTATAATTCATAATATCCCTAACCATATTCTTGCGGGTTAAATAAACCCGTACCTGCCTTCGGGCAGGTATCTGTATAGGAAATATTTAAATTTATAAATACCCGCAGGATTCAACCCATACGGGCTAAATTACCAGCGCCAGTACTGCAAGAGCAACGGCGATAATCACCGCCAGTATACCCATCAGCTTAAGCTCGGAACCAATTTCAGGCGGTGCCAAAACGGGTATATTCCGCTTGGCAGTTTGAGCCGCAGGTGCGGCAGCCGCACTTTCGGTTTTATTTATACCCGCTGCTTCAGCCTTAGGCGTTTCCGAAGCCATCTGCTGCCGGGTGGTTTTATTCTTTTTATCTTGATAGGCCAGTTTGCCTACACCGCGTTTTTTAGACATTTTCAGAAAGTTCCTCCCTGTATATTAGAACGCCTATTTTGCCCGGGGATGGGCTTTTTCATAACTCCGCCGTATATGTTCGGAAGTAAGGTGGGTATATATCTGGGTAGTAGAGATGTTGGCATGACCCAGCAGCTCCTGTACCGAACGCAAATCTGCACCGCCGGAAAGCATATGGGTGGCAAAACTGTGGCGAAGGGTATGGGGGGTAACCACGTCATCCAGACCGGCTTCCCGGGCATAACCCTTTAAAATCTGCCACAAACCCTGACGGGTCAAACGGTCACCCCGCCTGTTCAAAAACAAGGCTTTTTCGGTTTCGGCCCGCACCAGATTGGGGCGGATTTCGGTTAAATATTCCTGAATGCTTTGTGCTGCCTGAGGATAAATAGGTATCATCCGTTCTTTGCGCCCCTTGCCGAAACAGCGCACAAAGCCTTCTTTCAGGTCTATATCCAATACATTAAGATTTACCAGTTCAGTAACCCGCATACCCGAAGCATACAAAAGCTCCAGCATGGCCTTATCCCGCTTGGCTTCCGAACTGCCAGACTTAACAGGCTGGTTTAGTAGAGCCCTGACCTGGCTTATGCTGATAGCATCAGGCAGTGGCTTGCCCACTTTGGGAGTACTGATATTTTCGGTAGGGTTTTCTTTAAGCTTGCCCTCGGCAACCATAAAGTTAAAAAAGCTCTTGGCGGCCGCCATCTTGCGGACTACGGTAGTTATGGCGTAATTCCGTTCCTTAAGGTCCAGCATATAGGCCAGCATGGTCTGGCGGGTAAAGTTTTCCCAGCCGGGTATCTTGCCGGACTTGGCGGCTTCTTTATCGGCAAAGGTCATCATCTGGCGAAGATCATTCTCGTAAGCTTCGGTGGTATTTTCTGAAAACCCCTTTTCAACCATAAGGTAGTTCAGAAAACTTTGTATATCATCACGCATCAGAGTCCTCGCTAAACGTTTAGAATTTTATTTATGTATTGTAACATAACTTTTGCCGCCGTCAAATACGCCGGAAAATGATTTAGCTTTATTTCCCCCCGAAAAAAATATATCGGTTTTTACTGCCCCTTTGCTTACCTGAGCTGCGGTTGCTACAATTTATCTATGCCAAGCGAAACCCTGCAAAACCAGATAGCCAGTTTACCCGAAAATCCCGGCGTTTACCTGATGAAAAATGCCCAGGGAGAGATTATTTATGTAGGCAAAGCAGCTGTTTTAAAAGACAGGATCAAATCGTACTTTGTACCCCCCTCCCGCCTTGAACCCAAAACCCGTCAGCTGGTCAGCCAGATAAACGAACTGGAATACCTGATAACCGGGTCTGAACAGGAAGCTTTGATACTGGAACTGAACCTGATAAAGAGGCACCGCCCCTATTTCAATGTCCGCCTGAAGGACGATAAGGGTTTTCCGTACCTGAAAATAACTTCAAATGAAAAATGGCCGCGTATTTATATAACCCGTAGTATGGCAGATGACGGCGGCAGGTATTTCGGCCCGTTTGCCAGCACCCGTTCCGTCCGCCATACCCTGCAGGTGCTAAAAGAGCTTTTTCGTTTCCGCTCTTGCAACCGCACCGAACCGGAAAAACGCAGCCGCCCCTGTCTGGAATACGATATCCACCAGTGCCTTTCACCCTGCACCGGCAAAATAAGCAAGCAGGATTATGACCACCTTATCTCGCAGGCCATACTCTTTCTGGAGGGCAAACAGGATAAGGTGCTGAAGCTGCTTGCCAAACTTATGAACGAAGCTTCTGCCCGGCTGGATTATGAAACCGCCGCCCTCCGCCGTGACCAGATATCATCTATAAAAGAGGTGATTGAAGGACAGCAGCTGGCCGCCAGAGTAAGCGGCGAACAGGACGCCATTGCCTTTGCTCAGGAAGGAGACCTGTCCATGGTGCAGGTTTTCTTTATCCGGCGGGGCAAACTTATCGGGCGGGAAAGCTTCAGCCTGCAGGGTACCCGCGAAGAAAAACCGGGTGATATCCTTTCGGAATTTGTAAAACAGTTTTACCACTCCTCCACCCAGATACCGCCAAAAATAGTTACCCAGTACCCGCTTTCAGACCGCGAAATACTGGAAAAGTGGCTGTCTGAAAGGCGGGGTGGCAAAGTGCAGATAACGGCGGGGCTTCGCGGACAGCCCAAGGACCTTATAAATATAGTAGCCGAAAATGCCAGGGAACAGCTGAAACAGGCACGGATAAAAAACCTGTCTTCAGCCGTTACCCTGACAGATGCGCTGGAGGAACTGCAAACTGCGCTGGGACTGCCCCTGCCGCCGCAGCGGATAGAAGGCTACGATATATCCAATATACAGGGCACCAATGCCGTAGGCAGCATGGTGGTTTTTGAAAACGGTAAACCCCAGAAAGCCCATTACCGCCGTTTCCGCATCAAAACCGTAAAGGGCGCGGATGATTTTTCCATGCTCAAAGAGGTCATCAGCCGCCGCTTCGGCAGGCTAAATAAAGACAATGCCGGCGAAAGTTTTGCCCGGCGGCCCTCACTCATGCTGATAGACGGCGGCAAAGGTCAATTAAGCTCGGTCAAAGAAACATTAGACACCCTGGGGCTTGAGGGGCAGGCCGTAATAGGTCTAGCAAAAGAATTTGAAGAAATCTATCTGCCCGGAAAATCCGAACCCATCAGGCTTACGGCCAACTCCCCCGCCCTTCAGCTGCTTCAGCGGGTACGTGACGAAGCCCACCGCTTTGCACTGGGGTATCACCTGAATATCCGCCATAAATCAGGGCTGGCTTCGGCGTTGGACGGGATTCCCGGTATCGGCCCAAGCCGCCGCCGCCTTCTTATCAAAACATTCGGTTCGGTTTCAGGTATCCGTCAAGCCAGCCTTGATGAGCTTTCACAGGTAAAGGGTATAAATCAGGCACTTGCCCTGTCTATTAAGGAACTGCTCTAAACAAAGGCTGCCCCAAAGAGGCAATCAACTACCTGATAGTGGTATAATAGGTTTCAATCTAACGGTAAGAGGTTTATATGCTGGAAATACGTACTCAAACCCCCGAAGATGCCGAAATGGTAGCCGCCCTGACTGAAGCTACCAATAGCCCCATACTGGGAGTGCTGTTTAAAAAACTGGAAGAAGAAGACCTGACCGCATTTAATGAAGTAGCCGTATGGGACGGCAAGATAGTGGGCAAGGCAGTAGCTATAAAAGCTGAGATAGAGTCTGAAGAAGCGTCTCTGCCGGTTTTGTACCTTATGCCGCTGGTAGTTATGCCGGAGTACGTCAGGCGGGGCATTGCCCTGGTGCTGGTACGCAAAATACTGGAAAACTGCAAAACCCAGGAAACAGGGGCACTGCTGGCTCACGGCAACCCGGAGTTTTTTAAGCATCTGGATTTTCTGCCGGCTGAACTTCACGGCATTAAAGATACCACCGGCGAAGCCACTGACAAGCTGATGGCCAAAGAAATAACCGAGGGCTATCTGGCAGAAAAAGGCGGAAACCTGATACTGCCCTTCTAAATATCCTGTATCTAAATAAGAAACTTACTGAAAGCGGCTGCAAGGCCGCTTTCTTCTACATCTAGAGTAACGTAATCTGCCATTTCCTTCAGTTCGGCTCTGGCATTCCCCATTGCCACCCCGAAACCGGCCGCCCTGAATAGCGGCAAATCATTGCTCCCGTCCCCGAAAGCAATCACATTCCTGAGTGAAATACCCATCTGGGCGGCCATTTTCTCAAGCGCCTGCCCCTTTGAAACACCCGGGCTAAGCACATTTACAAACTCCACTTCAGGATAAGCCGGAGCACGGGCTATGGAGAAATGAAAATCATCTTCAAAACGGGACATGAAAAGTTCCGCCCCGCTGCGTTCCGCAGTGTTATGCACCATCAGCTCTATCTTCTGCACGTCCTGCCGCAAGGCTATCTTCTTAAAATCAGTAACCGTGGGAGAAATATGGAAAAATTCGCGGTGCATTTTGGCAGACCAGTTTTCATACTCCACGTAATAGTCCAGTATAGTGTAAAGTTCCAGATAAATACTTTGTTCCCGCACAAAATCAATAGCCGAAAGGAGGGGCTCACAGCTAAGGGGCTGGGAATAGCAGGTCTGGGCGGTATCAGGGTTGTACACCAGCGCCCCGTCACAGAAAATATGAAACCCGTCTAGCCCCAGTTCTTTCAGCAGATAAGTGCAGGCAGGCACGACCCTGCCGGTTGACAGGGCAACCGTAATCCCCTTTTCCCTGGCCTGGGAAATAGCCTTTTTATCCGCCTCGGATATCTTGCCCTGTTTGTTTATCAGGGTTCCGTCTACATCTATAACAGCCAGTTGAAAGTCCGGCAATTTAAATCCCCCGCGTTTTATAAATGATTAACAGCCAGAGCTGAAAGCCAATTGTAACATCACTGCCGGACAGATAACAAAAAATACGCCCGCCGCAGAGTGAACATTTTCAGCCCTTACTTCCCTTTAGGCCGCCAAGCAGTTAAAATGTAAGCTCATGGAAAATATAACTCCCCTGCGTAAACAATACCTGGATATAAAAAAGAACTACCCCGAAGCGATAGTCTTTTTCCGCTTGGGAGACTTTTACGAAACCTTTGAAGAAGACGCCCGTATAGCTGCCCGTGAACTGGAAATAGTCCTTACCAGCCGCGAAATGGGCAAAGGGCTGAAAGTGCCGCTGGCCGGCATACCTTACCACGCCCTGGATAACTACCTTTCCCGCCTTATAAACCGCGGCTACAAGGTAGCCATTTGCGAACAGGTAACCAAACCGGGCGAAACCAAGGGCTTAGTGCAAAGACAGGTAACCCGCCTGGTGACCCCCGGTACGGTAGTTGAGCCGAACCTGCTAGAGAGCAAACAGAATAATTTTCTGCTCAGCCTGTACCTGACCGAAGACAGCTGCGGGCTGGCCTTTGCGGATATATCCACCTCGGAATTCGGCTGTACCCAGCTGGATATAAACGGGCTGGAAGCCGAAATAAACCGCCTGAACCCGGCGGAAATAATACTGCCTAAAAGCCAGAGCTTAAACCTGCCACTGCATCTGAAAGCCACTATAAGCAAGCTGGACGGATACTATTTTGAAGCAGACGTGGCCCGTGAACGTTTACTTAAGCACTTTGAGTGCCAGAACCTTTCCGCTTACGGCTGTGAAAACCTGCAGCTGGCCGTTTCGGCAGCGGGTGCTCTGCTTAACTATCTGGAGGAAACCCAGAAATCATCCCTGAAGCAGCTGGAAAGGCTGGCTGTCTATACCATATCTGACTATATGCAGATAGACAGCCATACGCTTTCTAATCTGGAAATCTTCCGCTCAAGCGGCGGAAACTCCCTCAAAGGGTCTTTACTGGGAGTGCTTGACCAGACCAAAACAGCTATGGGCGGCAGGCTTCTCCGCAAGTTTTTAGGACAGCCGCTGCTTAGGCAGGAAGATATTGAAAAGCGGCTTTCGGCGGTGGATTATTTTTTTGAAGAGAGTCTGGCACGCGCCAGCCTTGCCAAAGCACTGGGACAGATTGCCGATATGGAGCGGATAGCCAACCGTATCCGCCAGAAAACCATACTCCCCAAGGATCTGATTTCACTTAAAAACAGCTTGGAAACTGTTTCCGTCATTCACCGCCAGTTCGGGCTTATGCCGCCGCCCCGTTTGGCATATTTCCTAAACGGGCTTAAACCCCTGCCCGAAATGCTGGCTATTATAAACGAAGCTATTACCGATGACCCACCCTCCACCCTGGGTGAAGGCAAGGTAATACGGTCAGGTTTCAACCCCGAAATGGACAAACTCTGCTCTCTGGCCGGGGACGCCCGGACATTCCTTTCCCAGATGGAAGCCCGTGAACGGGAACAGACCGGCATAAAATCACTGAAGCTGGGGTATAACCGGGTTTTCGGGTATTACATAGAGGTGTCAAATGCCAATCTGGCTGACATCCCCCAAAACTATATCCGCAAGCAAACGCTGGTAAATGCCGAAAGGTTTATAACCCCCGAACTGAAAGAATACGAAAACCTTATCTTAAATGCTAAAGAACGCCTGCTGGAAATGGAAACCAGGCTTTACGAACAGGTTTTAAACCAGCTGGGGGGCTTTTACTCCGCTTTGCTCTCAAACGCCGCCGCTTTGGCATCTTTAGACGTACTTTCAGCCTTTGCCGAAGTAGCGGTACGAAACGGCTATGTCCGTCCCGTTTTCCACTCTGAAAACAGCCTGGTTATCCATAAAGGCCGCCACCCTATGGTGGAACAGGGGCTGGGATACGGCAGTTTTGTAGCCAATGACATTTCCCTGTCCGCCGAAGACTGCCAGATAATTATCCTGACCGGCCCCAATATGGCCGGCAAATCCACTTATCTTAAACAGACTGCCCTTATTGTCCTGATGGCCCAGATAGGTTCTTATGTTCCGGCAGAAACCGCCGAACTATGCCTGACAGATCGTATTTTCAGCCGCATCGGGGCAAAGGAGGATTTGAGTGCCGGGCAGTCTACCTTCATGGTGGAAATGGTGGAAACAGCATCTATATTGAATACTGCCACCAGCCGCTCCCTGCTGATACTGGACGAAATAGGCCGCGGCACCAGCACCTATGACGGTCTGGCCATTGCCCAAGCAGTAGTGGAGTATATCCATTCCCAGCCTTCACTGAATGCCAAAACGCTCTTTGCCACCCACTATCACGAACTGGTGGAGCTGGCGAATTACCTGCCCAGAGTAAAAAACTACAATATCGCGGTCAGCGAAGACCGTGGGGAAGTTGTGTTCCTGCACAAAATAGTCCCCGGCGGAGTAGATAAAAGTTACGGTATTCACGTGGCTAAACTGGCCGGTATGCCCAAATGGGTTATCAAACGGTCTTACGAAGTACTTACTGAACTTGAAAATCCTGCTAAAAAACAGCCAAAAAACCGCACCTGCCAGCCGCAGCTTCTGCTGCCCCTGACAGAGCAGACTTCGGCGCTGGCAGAGGAAATAAAAGGGCTGGAAATAGAATCTCTGACGCCGCTTGCGGCTCTTAACAAACTCTACGAACTGAAAAAGAAGGCCGAAGAAAAGGGATTCTAGAGGTTTACAGTGCCGACAAATTCCGGAGAGTTAACATCAAATGTACGGCTGACAATCTCCACGTAATCATCTTTCTTAGTAGCATAGCTGACAACTAAAATGCCGTCTTTGTACTTTTCTACAGTACAATCTTCAAGTGTCTCCAGTATGGCCTGACCGGACTGGTCCCAACCTACCCTGTAGGTAACCGAAACCATATCACCTTTGTTAAGCATTCAGCTCTCCCGGAATGTCCGCTTTTTTATTTCACCAGTTATAAATACTGTCTGAAACAGACGGGCTATCCCTAAAATATTACCGCCCTTGGCTGTCACAGCCGAAACCGTGCATGATTATATCATAAACCAGTTTGCTTTCAAGTTGACATTTAAGAGGATATAAAACATATTGACTGAGAGCCTGGCGGCATCTAATATAAACTCAAGGTGCAGTATCTGCTGCTTATATACTTATGAAAAGACCTGAGGGCATACTGGTTCTGGCAATCTGGCAGTTTTGTGCCGCTTTCTTCAGCCTGGCAGATGTGGTAATAATAACTTTATTTTTCATGCCTGCCATTGCTGGGCTGTATGATTATGCCCGTGAAGGCGCAGCCTGGGGTCTAAGCATACTTTCATTTTTCACCGTCACATATCTGCTAATTTCACTTATCGGCGGGATAGGTCTTTTAAAAGGCAGGAAGTACGGGCGGGTATTCAGTCTGTATCAGGCAGCATTTTCATTGCTTATATTCCCCTTGGGTACGGTTGCCGGCATAGCCGGACTTATATACCTCAACCAGCCAAATATCAAACAGTATTTAAATACACGGTAGACAGAGTGGGGGTGATTTGGAAATATTTTACCCTTATAATCCTATGCCAGAGTCAGGTGGTTGACCAGACTGCCTATACCTGAAATGCGTACTTCCACCCTGTCTCCGGGTTTCATCGGCCCTATGCCCGAAGGCGTGCCGGTGGCAATAATATCCCCCGGAAGCAGTGTCATTACCTCTGATACAAAGCTGACTATATATGGAATACTGAATATCATATCTGCCGTGGAAGTGCGCTGTTTAAGCTTGCCGTTAAGATAAGTCTCCAGCAATTGCGTCTGCGGGTCAAGTTCGGTTTCAACCCACGGGCCACAAACCGCAAACGTATCAAACCCCTTAGCACGTGACCACTGTCCGTCTGCCTTCTGCAGATCTCTAGCGGTTACATCATTAAAACAGCTATAGCCCAGTATGTAATCAAAAGCAGTTTCGGGGCTTATATTACGGGCTTTCTTTTTTATAACAACTGCCAGTTCCCCTTCATAATCCACCCGTTCAGACTGCGGCGGTTTTATTATGTTATCTTCTGTACCGATAATCCCATCGGCATTTTTAAAAAATATAAGGGGTGTCAGGGGCAGATTTTCAGCCATCTCTCCGGCATGGGCTTTATAGTTTAAACCGATAGCAATTATTTTAGAGGGAACTGAGGGAGAAAGAAGCCTAACCCCCGAAACATCAAAAACCCTGCCGGAAAAAACAATTTTACCGAAAGGGTTGCCCTTAAGTTCTTTTAGCTTTGTACCTTCCAGCACGGCATATCCTGTCCGCTTGCCAGAAATATTAAAACGTACTATTCTCATATTGTTATCATTCTAGCTTTTAAGTCTGAAGGGTGCAATCAGGAATTTGCATCCGCAAATAGAGTTGTCTGTGAACAGGGATATCAAGAGTTTGGCTTGACAGTCCCGTATGCCG
It encodes:
- a CDS encoding Cof-type HAD-IIB family hydrolase → MPDFQLAVIDVDGTLINKQGKISEADKKAISQAREKGITVALSTGRVVPACTYLLKELGLDGFHIFCDGALVYNPDTAQTCYSQPLSCEPLLSAIDFVREQSIYLELYTILDYYVEYENWSAKMHREFFHISPTVTDFKKIALRQDVQKIELMVHNTAERSGAELFMSRFEDDFHFSIARAPAYPEVEFVNVLSPGVSKGQALEKMAAQMGISLRNVIAFGDGSNDLPLFRAAGFGVAMGNARAELKEMADYVTLDVEESGLAAAFSKFLI
- the mutS gene encoding DNA mismatch repair protein MutS translates to MENITPLRKQYLDIKKNYPEAIVFFRLGDFYETFEEDARIAARELEIVLTSREMGKGLKVPLAGIPYHALDNYLSRLINRGYKVAICEQVTKPGETKGLVQRQVTRLVTPGTVVEPNLLESKQNNFLLSLYLTEDSCGLAFADISTSEFGCTQLDINGLEAEINRLNPAEIILPKSQSLNLPLHLKATISKLDGYYFEADVARERLLKHFECQNLSAYGCENLQLAVSAAGALLNYLEETQKSSLKQLERLAVYTISDYMQIDSHTLSNLEIFRSSGGNSLKGSLLGVLDQTKTAMGGRLLRKFLGQPLLRQEDIEKRLSAVDYFFEESLARASLAKALGQIADMERIANRIRQKTILPKDLISLKNSLETVSVIHRQFGLMPPPRLAYFLNGLKPLPEMLAIINEAITDDPPSTLGEGKVIRSGFNPEMDKLCSLAGDARTFLSQMEAREREQTGIKSLKLGYNRVFGYYIEVSNANLADIPQNYIRKQTLVNAERFITPELKEYENLILNAKERLLEMETRLYEQVLNQLGGFYSALLSNAAALASLDVLSAFAEVAVRNGYVRPVFHSENSLVIHKGRHPMVEQGLGYGSFVANDISLSAEDCQIIILTGPNMAGKSTYLKQTALIVLMAQIGSYVPAETAELCLTDRIFSRIGAKEDLSAGQSTFMVEMVETASILNTATSRSLLILDEIGRGTSTYDGLAIAQAVVEYIHSQPSLNAKTLFATHYHELVELANYLPRVKNYNIAVSEDRGEVVFLHKIVPGGVDKSYGIHVAKLAGMPKWVIKRSYEVLTELENPAKKQPKNRTCQPQLLLPLTEQTSALAEEIKGLEIESLTPLAALNKLYELKKKAEEKGF
- the fusA gene encoding elongation factor G — translated: MTSVNPGKIRNVALLSHSGAGKTSLSEAMLYSAGILGRMGKVDEGTTASDYDPDEVKKKISINLTPIPLSWKDFKINAVDTPGYADFAGEVLAALRVCEAAIIVAAASSGVEVGTEQSWKYCEAQKMPRFIFINKMDRENVSFQRVMDSLHSHFGNRCVAVQLPIGSFKDFKGVVDLVNMKAYAGTPAAEIAVPEELKAEIETLRDKLLESVAETDDSLIEKYLGGEEINQEELVTALNKAILEGKLAPVLCGSALTNTAIDLLCDDICKYLPSPLDRLCQTAEGEDIKVNAEAPLSVLVYKTSADPYVGKLTYLRVITGVLHSNSQVWNINKNAPERVGQLFSLRGKTQETVNEIGPGDMGAVAKLTVTATGDTLGVQGHTALLCGFEMPLPSYKVAVFPKSKADVDKLGNALARLCEEDLTLHVHRDADTGETIAAGLGEAQLEVMAERMGRKFGVAVDLAAPRVPYRETILGTAGADYKHKKQSGGHGQYGHVVIKVEPGSGIEFVDAVVGGSVPRNFIPAVEKGIREAAHEGPMAGYPLVDVKVTLVDGSSHPVDSSEMAFKIAAAGALKKGLSEAQPILLEPIENMRIIVPKDYMGAVIGDLNTKRAQVQGMDTEGDESVVIAQAPLGEVQHYAIDLKSITQGRGHFKMDFAHYQQVPAHIAQKLVTERQVQLEAEKV
- a CDS encoding GNAT family N-acetyltransferase, which gives rise to MLEIRTQTPEDAEMVAALTEATNSPILGVLFKKLEEEDLTAFNEVAVWDGKIVGKAVAIKAEIESEEASLPVLYLMPLVVMPEYVRRGIALVLVRKILENCKTQETGALLAHGNPEFFKHLDFLPAELHGIKDTTGEATDKLMAKEITEGYLAEKGGNLILPF
- a CDS encoding fumarylacetoacetate hydrolase family protein; the protein is MRIVRFNISGKRTGYAVLEGTKLKELKGNPFGKIVFSGRVFDVSGVRLLSPSVPSKIIAIGLNYKAHAGEMAENLPLTPLIFFKNADGIIGTEDNIIKPPQSERVDYEGELAVVIKKKARNISPETAFDYILGYSCFNDVTARDLQKADGQWSRAKGFDTFAVCGPWVETELDPQTQLLETYLNGKLKQRTSTADMIFSIPYIVSFVSEVMTLLPGDIIATGTPSGIGPMKPGDRVEVRISGIGSLVNHLTLA
- the uvrC gene encoding excinuclease ABC subunit UvrC, which produces MPSETLQNQIASLPENPGVYLMKNAQGEIIYVGKAAVLKDRIKSYFVPPSRLEPKTRQLVSQINELEYLITGSEQEALILELNLIKRHRPYFNVRLKDDKGFPYLKITSNEKWPRIYITRSMADDGGRYFGPFASTRSVRHTLQVLKELFRFRSCNRTEPEKRSRPCLEYDIHQCLSPCTGKISKQDYDHLISQAILFLEGKQDKVLKLLAKLMNEASARLDYETAALRRDQISSIKEVIEGQQLAARVSGEQDAIAFAQEGDLSMVQVFFIRRGKLIGRESFSLQGTREEKPGDILSEFVKQFYHSSTQIPPKIVTQYPLSDREILEKWLSERRGGKVQITAGLRGQPKDLINIVAENAREQLKQARIKNLSSAVTLTDALEELQTALGLPLPPQRIEGYDISNIQGTNAVGSMVVFENGKPQKAHYRRFRIKTVKGADDFSMLKEVISRRFGRLNKDNAGESFARRPSLMLIDGGKGQLSSVKETLDTLGLEGQAVIGLAKEFEEIYLPGKSEPIRLTANSPALQLLQRVRDEAHRFALGYHLNIRHKSGLASALDGIPGIGPSRRRLLIKTFGSVSGIRQASLDELSQVKGINQALALSIKELL
- the xerD gene encoding site-specific tyrosine recombinase XerD produces the protein MRDDIQSFLNYLMVEKGFSENTTEAYENDLRQMMTFADKEAAKSGKIPGWENFTRQTMLAYMLDLKERNYAITTVVRKMAAAKSFFNFMVAEGKLKENPTENISTPKVGKPLPDAISISQVRALLNQPVKSGSSEAKRDKAMLELLYASGMRVTELVNLNVLDIDLKEGFVRCFGKGRKERMIPIYPQAAQSIQEYLTEIRPNLVRAETEKALFLNRRGDRLTRQGLWQILKGYAREAGLDDVVTPHTLRHSFATHMLSGGADLRSVQELLGHANISTTQIYTHLTSEHIRRSYEKAHPRAK
- a CDS encoding stage II sporulation protein M, coding for MNYKKWLILAAAIFSAGIITGLFAPVDLIADQLTGLEDTANALESISTLGIFLVILIKNALVLLMAFVLSPVLLIYPVSSLFLNGWILSAVGVLFAREESLLAVIAGILPHGIFELSAFVIAQAAALSFGMMAMRSVFSRDARSQLNANFRHNLRYLGIGMALLIPAAAIETFITPLLLGKTLGI